CTACTTGGTTTCATTATTTGATGCATTTTATGTTGATCAAATTGTTTGTAAATTAATCAAATTCTTGTATTAAGGCCTATTTATCTCCTTTCAATCTACTTGCCATTGTgtgtaatatatttttatataattttagtagtttaatttttttatatgtttAATGTTGATTCGTATCACTCAGTAATAGTTTAagttttttaatttcaatttaatttaagTTAAAATATCTTATGAATTTGCTACGTGTGTTTGTTATAGGTGCTTTTAAGTTTCTTATAGCTATGTGTCTGGaacatatatttttgaatttatattaattttgataaaatttattatattatgaaactTTTAGGAAAACATTTTTGGTGTACAAACAATACTTtaaattaaattagattttttccGTCATTAAATTCTAGTTAAACGACCAAACAATGCCTATAATAAGAAATAGTAAGCATTTTAATTAAACACCTAGTAGGAAATAATATTATGAAGAGGAGTCTCAAAGTCTCACCTCTTGGAGACGAAGGGAACCACACCAAAGGTAAGCCCACCGGCAGCCTGAACAAACACAGAGAAGCAACACATCACCGCAATGGAACCCCACAGCGAGTTGACTCGCCCCAGCAGCACACAGAGCAAACCTGCAACCGTCTGCACCCCCCACAGGCTCCACAATCTCCCCCTCATCCCATACCTCCGCCCCATCCTGTCTGAGACTACTCCTCCCATCGGCCTCGTCACCAAGTTTGCCACCCCAAAACACGCCGCCCCCACCCCTGCCATCTCTAAATTCAGCCCGAACCTCTCATAGAAATACTCTGCTATAATGTTATCAGTAGTCAGCTCAACCCCAAAAGAGAATCCGTAACTTAACCCCAATACCCACCCTCTGTAGTTCTTCATCCCCTGCAGTAGAACTCCCAACGTGCTCTCTTTTTTCTTCTGAGAGCGTTTGTAGTTGCCGTCGGGCAAGTCCTGCCCAATGGCTAATACTGCTATTGCCATCCCGGCCTGAAATAAGGCTGGGATGAAGAAGGAGCTGCGCCATGCATTGGAGGGGGGGATGAGAGAGAAGTTGAGCAGGACAGAGTAGATGATAGGCATCATTAGCTGTGCGGCCCCGGCGCCCGCGTTGGCCCACCCGGAAGCAACGCCGTTGGCGAGGCCGACGATGTTGGGGGAAAACATGGAGCTCATCCAGAACTGGTTGGCGACAAAGTTGGCGAGGGAGAAGCCGATGAGGAAGCGCAGGATGATGAAGGAGAGAGGGGAAGCAACGAAGGACATGCAGAGGACTGCAGGAGCGGTGAGGAGGGAGAGG
This Malania oleifera isolate guangnan ecotype guangnan chromosome 11, ASM2987363v1, whole genome shotgun sequence DNA region includes the following protein-coding sequences:
- the LOC131168454 gene encoding high affinity nitrate transporter 2.7; translation: MEASTHHSAKRTPFSLPVDSDHKATAFRPLSFAPPHMRAFHLAWLSLFSCFFSTFSIPPLLALIRTDLHLSDSDVSTANIASFVGSILSRLTMGPICDIAGPRVASATLSLLTAPAVLCMSFVASPLSFIILRFLIGFSLANFVANQFWMSSMFSPNIVGLANGVASGWANAGAGAAQLMMPIIYSVLLNFSLIPPSNAWRSSFFIPALFQAGMAIAVLAIGQDLPDGNYKRSQKKKESTLGVLLQGMKNYRGWVLGLSYGFSFGVELTTDNIIAEYFYERFGLNLEMAGVGAACFGVANLVTRPMGGVVSDRMGRRYGMRGRLWSLWGVQTVAGLLCVLLGRVNSLWGSIAVMCCFSVFVQAAGGLTFGVVPFVSKRSLGVISGMTGSGGTMGAVITQFLLFSGSRYSTQTGISLMGLMMIVCTLSLTTMYFPQSGGMFCGPSWDSNTIREEDYHLLG